A single region of the Vagococcus teuberi genome encodes:
- a CDS encoding DUF916 and DUF3324 domain-containing protein, with product MEFKRLIKKIGLLVLMVIPFIYADVVKASNEDLTYTISVKPVSNQIDKQATYYDLLVEPSQKETLTVIVSNTGKEEKTLRVTPTNAITNQNGVIDYSRQDKDYKYDSNLKIPFTSLVEKEKQVTVPAGKSEEVRFEMTVPKEPFKGMILGGFLVDVVESEQGTDNSASGGVKIVNKFQLVKAVMLRESEETVKPEVVLNEVKPDLVSYRTAVTANLQNTEPTMFGDMTVEAKVTEKGKKEILKSDTKKGLEMAPNSNFDYPIMWNNERLDPGEYTLSLLATSGTKKWQFTKDFTITKDESNKLNKEAVELEEPEKPYWLYILIIAIFILLSLILLVLVLRHRAKLKQQQKKAKRGSHATGHKTKGGHKGGSKKRSRKSDRKE from the coding sequence GTGGAATTCAAAAGGTTAATTAAAAAAATAGGGCTATTGGTTTTAATGGTTATACCATTTATTTACGCAGATGTTGTGAAAGCTTCAAACGAGGATTTAACGTATACCATATCTGTCAAACCGGTATCTAACCAAATAGATAAGCAAGCAACATATTATGATTTATTGGTTGAACCAAGTCAAAAAGAAACATTAACAGTGATTGTGAGCAACACTGGCAAAGAGGAAAAAACATTACGAGTGACGCCAACAAATGCTATTACCAATCAAAATGGTGTTATTGACTACTCTAGACAAGATAAAGATTACAAGTACGATTCTAATCTAAAAATACCTTTTACAAGTTTGGTTGAGAAGGAAAAGCAAGTAACCGTGCCGGCTGGTAAAAGCGAAGAGGTTAGGTTTGAGATGACGGTTCCTAAAGAGCCATTCAAAGGAATGATTCTCGGTGGTTTTTTGGTAGATGTGGTTGAATCTGAACAAGGAACAGATAATTCCGCATCTGGAGGGGTAAAAATTGTTAATAAATTTCAACTGGTTAAAGCGGTTATGTTAAGAGAAAGTGAGGAAACGGTAAAACCTGAAGTGGTACTGAATGAGGTAAAACCTGATTTAGTGTCTTATCGTACAGCAGTTACAGCTAATTTACAGAATACGGAACCAACTATGTTTGGAGATATGACAGTAGAAGCCAAAGTGACTGAAAAAGGAAAAAAAGAAATTTTAAAAAGTGATACTAAAAAGGGGTTAGAGATGGCACCTAACTCTAATTTTGACTACCCTATTATGTGGAATAACGAGCGATTAGATCCAGGAGAATATACGTTATCTCTGTTAGCAACATCGGGTACTAAAAAGTGGCAATTTACTAAAGATTTTACGATTACTAAGGATGAGAGTAACAAGTTAAACAAAGAGGCAGTAGAACTAGAAGAACCAGAAAAACCGTATTGGTTATATATTCTAATCATTGCCATATTTATCCTTTTATCTTTGATTTTATTAGTCTTAGTTTTACGACATAGAGCGAAATTAAAACAGCAACAAAAAAAAGCGAAAAGAGGTTCTCATGCTACAGGTCATAAAACAAAAGGTGGTCATAAAGGAGGAAGTAAAAAAAGGAGTAGAAAATCTGATAGAAAGGAGTAG
- a CDS encoding GNAT family N-acetyltransferase, whose product MTVTFSYATRQDLPKIIEIYNQAVPTRISTADTNPVTVESKKIWFESYNQTTRPLWIMKKKEVIVGWVALEDFYGRPAFKATAEISLYIDENYQGQRLGQKALDWVFSQLKTCQVTTIMAYVFHHNEASQKLFFRNGFEQWAHLPNIANMDDALYSLDILGKTFE is encoded by the coding sequence ATGACAGTAACATTTTCATATGCCACACGTCAGGATTTACCAAAAATTATTGAGATTTATAATCAAGCAGTTCCAACACGTATTTCAACAGCTGACACAAATCCTGTAACAGTGGAATCAAAAAAAATTTGGTTTGAGTCTTATAATCAAACGACACGACCATTATGGATAATGAAGAAAAAAGAAGTCATTGTTGGGTGGGTTGCGCTAGAGGATTTTTATGGACGACCAGCTTTTAAGGCAACAGCTGAAATTAGTTTATACATTGATGAAAATTATCAAGGACAAAGACTCGGACAAAAAGCATTAGATTGGGTATTTTCACAGCTTAAAACGTGTCAGGTTACCACGATTATGGCCTATGTGTTTCATCATAATGAAGCCAGTCAAAAACTATTTTTTAGAAATGGCTTTGAACAATGGGCCCATCTACCTAATATAGCCAATATGGATGATGCGTTATATAGTTTAGATATACTAGGAAAAACATTTGAATAA